One window of the Candidatus Jettenia sp. genome contains the following:
- a CDS encoding peptidylprolyl isomerase has product MNKLIVSLLYLALTLFQQTAFSADKKYQNDVVATVNGKKILQEDISNRLSNFKDVDPDTLDTIKQEIIDQLITDILLEEFIDKQGLVIAPEEIEREIDQIRGTIGGTQSLEQVLTSIGSHMMEFKKSVKHSIALEKYFHDKLDDRMLEKFFEENKNLFNGESVKVSHILVDTRNMKTPEEYTQALEHIKNIKKEIDQGSTFDETARKYSNCPSALIGGDLGFIQRKSNLAKSFSDTAFALQVDQMGGPIRTEYGYHLIKVTDKKEGSRIQFTSVKEKVRLEVLDAEILKLLDRLRKEAQIVAN; this is encoded by the coding sequence ATGAACAAACTCATAGTATCTTTACTCTATTTGGCTTTAACTTTATTTCAACAAACTGCATTCTCCGCAGATAAAAAATATCAAAACGATGTTGTAGCAACGGTTAATGGTAAAAAAATATTACAAGAAGACATAAGTAACAGGCTCAGTAACTTTAAGGATGTAGATCCTGATACTCTGGATACTATCAAACAAGAAATCATAGATCAATTGATTACTGATATCCTGCTGGAAGAGTTCATTGATAAGCAAGGTTTAGTGATTGCACCGGAAGAGATTGAAAGGGAGATAGATCAGATAAGAGGCACTATTGGTGGTACCCAATCACTGGAACAAGTCCTTACATCTATTGGCTCTCATATGATGGAATTCAAAAAAAGTGTAAAACACTCTATTGCCCTTGAAAAATATTTTCATGATAAACTTGATGACAGGATGTTAGAGAAGTTTTTTGAGGAGAACAAAAATCTCTTTAATGGCGAATCGGTAAAGGTAAGTCACATCCTCGTAGATACAAGAAATATGAAGACACCGGAAGAATATACTCAAGCGCTTGAGCATATTAAAAATATTAAAAAGGAAATTGACCAGGGAAGTACCTTTGATGAAACCGCAAGAAAATATTCCAACTGCCCGTCTGCCCTCATTGGTGGAGATTTAGGGTTTATTCAGAGAAAGAGTAATCTTGCAAAGTCATTTTCAGACACTGCATTTGCCTTACAGGTGGATCAAATGGGTGGACCAATTCGGACAGAATATGGATATCATCTCATAAAGGTTACTGATAAGAAAGAAGGTTCTCGTATTCAATTTACAAGCGTTAAGGAGAAAGTGCGTTTAGAAGTACTTGATGCTGAAATCCTTAAACTACTCGATCGCCTTCGGAAGGAAGCTCAGATTGTAGCCAACTAA
- a CDS encoding universal stress protein has product MTTLKKILCPIDFSPCSTYALNYAIDLSMKDQASLYLIYVIETHINNVGDVVKQIDLSLEDQQTDNLKIRLINLIPGKTREKIYVDTFIVKGIPFVEIIKAAKDKQVDLIIMGTHGRTGLKHILIGSVAERVIQKAPCPVLSIRLPEQLFSMP; this is encoded by the coding sequence ATGACTACATTAAAGAAAATACTTTGCCCTATTGACTTTTCCCCCTGTTCTACCTATGCATTAAACTATGCAATTGACTTATCAATGAAAGATCAGGCATCGTTGTATCTTATATATGTTATAGAAACGCACATAAACAATGTGGGAGATGTAGTAAAACAAATTGACCTCTCTTTAGAAGATCAACAGACAGATAATCTCAAAATACGGCTTATAAACCTGATACCTGGTAAAACACGAGAAAAAATTTATGTAGATACTTTTATTGTTAAGGGCATTCCATTTGTTGAGATAATAAAGGCCGCTAAAGACAAGCAAGTAGATTTAATAATTATGGGTACGCATGGCAGAACTGGACTAAAGCATATATTAATTGGAAGTGTTGCTGAAAGGGTTATACAAAAGGCCCCTTGTCCTGTATTAAGCATAAGACTTCCAGAGCAATTGTTTTCCATGCCGTAG